Within the Bacillota bacterium genome, the region CCAGTGTTTTTGGAATTGGGGGGGGAATTATTCACGTTCCCTTAATGATTCTGATACTAAACTTCCCCCCCCACGTGGCTACAGCTACTTCCTTTTTTATTTTGACCATTTCTACCCTGATTGGTTTTGTTACGCACTTCTTACTCGGTCATGTTGATCTTAGTCGAGCCCTGTGGCTGGCCCTTGGAGCGATCACAGGCGGGCAGCTCGGAGCCAGGGTCTCACAGCGGGTTGATGGTCGATTAATTGCTCAAATGCTGGCTATTGCCTTGATTTTTGTGGGGATCAGGTTGATGCTGCTTTAACTACTGATGGAAGGAAGGTGATTGGTTATGGTTAAATGGAGAGTAGTGGGGGTCTTGATTGGTGCCCTGGCTGGTTGGATGCTTGGCCAGAATATAAATTCTGCGCTAATCTGTGCTTTGTTGGGGGCGTATTTAGTGGGAAGATATACTGATCCCAAATCAAAACGTATATTTAACAAATTGTTCAGCCAAAAAGACGAAGATAGTTCACCCAAAAACAGTGAGAATTAGAAACATCCATCTGTAAGAGACGAAAGTGCGAAAAAGAGTAAAACACCAATACCAATAAGACAAAGAGGCTCTTGCCTGTAGAATGGGGCAAGAGCCTCTCTGTATTTGTATTCGTAGGCTGCTGGTTGATTAAAATTGGACTTGTGACTGCTGTTGCTGTGTCCCGCTGGTCTGTAGCTGGCTGAGCATTTTGGCGAAGAATGGTGATTTGAGAATTTCAAGCATCATTTCCATCTGTTTTCCGCTAAAGAGATCTTGGGAGTTGACACTGGATTGTGCTTGATTCAGTAGAGTGGTCTCAGATTCAGATGAAAGCGGCATGACAGGGTTTGCCAGTTGCATCTTTATTTGAGCAGTCGCTTCTTCCAACTGTTTTTGGATCTGTTCGCCTGCTACTTCTAAGACACTTAACGCGGCCGTGAGAGAATCAAGACCGGCTGCGGTTTTTAACATGATTTGACTGATGCCGAGGGACCACTGACGAAGCATTTTCAAAGTATACTCGAGGTGCTGCTTAACAGTAGTAACACCAGCTTGATTAGTTTTCATCACAGGTAGGCGGTTGGCGTCGTGTTGGTTTTGCTCATCTGTTGACATTGCCTCGTTTCGCCCCCCTTCTTGTTCATAGGAAAGATCTGAGGGTTTCAAATTTCCCTGTTGAAGTTGATTGGTAAGTTGCTGTTTCCTTTGTTCTAAAACCAGGACACGCCGGTTGTATTTGGTAAGTTCTCTTTCCAGGTCACGCAGTTCCGACCGGATTTTCCGCACACTGGGCATCGCCATCACCTCACTAGGCCGAGGAATCTAATTACCGGCGGTTTCCGAGTTGCCTGAGTAACATTTCCAGGTTTTTTTGGGTGTTTTCATTGGGTGTTTGCTGACTTAACATATGGAGGAAAGGTGCCAGCCCCTGCAGGTTAGCGTTGGGGTTTTTTACAATGTCCTGCACTATTTGCCAGATGGCCTGCAAGCCGGCAGGGTTAAGTGAACCTTCTGAATTGATGCTGCTCAGGGAGGTCATAATGGCTTTTTTTTGTTCAGCGCTAATTCCAGCTGCGTCCAACATCGCTTCAAAGGCCTTTGGGTCACTCACCAGATTTTTCGCCTGATTAATTAAAGCTTCTAAATTCATGGAACTATTCATGTTACTCATGGTTTCCACCTTTCATCACTCAACTTTTACACAATACATCATATTTTAAAATGTCTTTCTTAGTTACAGGTTTTGTACGTATATTAGTTGGTAATTGTTGGGAAAATCCACTTTATTTTGAGTGGCAAATTTTTTTAAAACAATGGATTTTGGTCAAATATGGTGACATCTCTGATGACTGGTGCATAAGCTAGAATGCAACATAATACTATTCTGGAAAGGAGGGATATTTAATGGAAACACTTGCTACCACCTTACTTTTAGGACTACTTACGCAAAAAATTCGCGTACCCAAGCCACCATCGCGGACACCAATAATCAGAAAAATTGTGGCACTCAAGCCAGGTCAATCACTAGAGTCCTGTAAGGCCATGGTTGCGGAACATGGCGGTAAGATAATCAAGTCATTACCGTTAATCAACGCTGTTTTGTGTGAGTTTACAGAGGAAGAATCCCACGTTTCCCTGGCCAGTCGTCCAGAAGTGTTGGACATCCATGACGATATTAAGTTGACGATTTGCATTATGGAGCCGGCTGAAGAGGAAGTTAACAAATCAATAAGCTCCCCATTTCCCTTTCCGTTTCTGTGGCCCGTTCGTCCAATACGTCGCAAAACACCAGCCGCGCAGCCGGCCCAGCAAGTAGGGTGGAATATTCAACAAATCCAGGCCTGGCCATATCAGTCGACCGGAAAACGTGTTAAAGTGGCGGTAATCGATACCGGCATCGCACTCAACCACCCTGATCTCAAGGACAATATTAAGGGCGGAATCAACGTGATCAATAATGGTGCCAGTTATAATGACGATAACGGACACGGGACCCACGTGGCTGGCATTATCGGCGCCCTTAATAACGAGATTGGGGTAGTCGGTGTCGCTCCCGAGGTAGACCTTTATGCCGTAAAAGCTTTTGACTCCAGGGGACAGGGCAATTTGTCCGATGTGGTTGAGGGAATACAGTGGTGTATTGATAATGACATAAAGATAGTCAACATGAGTTTTGGGAGCCAGGAAGAAAACGCAGTTTTTCGCCAAGCTTTCCAGACTGCTGCGCGGCGAGGGCTGATCATGGTTGCAGCTGCCGGGAATGAAAAAGAACGGAATTCAGTGACTTACCCGGGTAAATATTCCGAAGTTCTGGCGGTATCGGCCTTGACACAGCAGGGAACGTTAGCGGATTTCAGCAGTTGGGGCAAAGAAGTGGGAATCGCGGCTCCAGGTGTCAACATCCGTTCAACTTATTTGAATGGCGGATATAAGGAGCTAAGCGGCACCTCAATGGCGGCGCCGCATGTCACTGGTGCTGTTGCTCGCCTGATGGCCAAATACGGTAACATTCGAACTTCCCAAATTGTTCCGCACTTGAAACGGACTGCTGTTTGGATGCGGGGTTTGAGTAAGGAACAACAAGGGGCAGGGATGGTTAATGTTGCCCGGGCCCTCCAGCGACCGCCAATGTAAACGGAAGTAAAACCAGGGCCCTGCAAAACGGCCGGGGCCTTGGTTCTTCCTCTCGTCATTGTTAAATATACGCGCCAGTTATAATCTGCGAAAGGCGAACCGGGTCCATATTCCCCCCGCTGAGCACTACGGCGACTTTGGCCCCTCGGATATAGACACGCTCGGCCAGGAGGGCGGCCAGCCCAACTACTCCCGCCCCTTCGGCCATGACTTTACCCCGTTCTAACAGCGTTATGATGCTGTCGGCGATATCGGCTTCTTCTACCAGTACAATATCATCGACGTACTTTTGTACATATTTAAAGGTGAGCTGTCCGGGCTCTTTGACGGCGATGCCATCAGCGATGGTTTTTACTGTTTGGAGCTGTTGACGGGAGTTTTTTTGTCGGGATAAATACATACTCGGCGCACCGGCTGACTGAACCCCGATCACCCGGATCTTCGGATTGAGTTCCTTGGCTGCAATCGCCATGCCAGCCACCAGTCCGCCGCCGCCGATGGGAACAAGCATGGCCTCCACATCCGGCAGCTGATCGATGATTTCCAGAGCGATTGTTCCCTGACCGGCAATGACCTGCGGGTCATCAAAAGCATGCACAAAAGTCTGACCACGTTCCTGCTGCAATAATCGTGCATACTGGTACGCTTCGTCATAGGTCTGGCCGTGGAGGATAACTTCCCCGCCGTAACCCCGCGTCGCCATGATCTTAGCTGTTGGCGCTCCTTTAGGCATAACAATAGTGGCCGGAATGCCTCGGACGGTGGCGGCCCAGGCTACACCCTGAGCGTGGTTGCCCGCGGAAGCAGCGATGACCCCGCGGGCTGCTTCTTCGGGGGAAAGATTAAACACCTTGTTGGCTGCGCCTCTGATTTTGAAGGCGCCAGTCTTTTGCAGATTCTCCATTTTCAGGTAGACGTCGTTACCAGACAGTTCGCTGAATGTCCGCGAGTGAATGAGGGGTGTTTCGTGGATGATGGGCCGCAGAGTTTCACGGGCCAATACGATCTCTGCTAGACCTACTCTTTTGAGCCGGCGCAGATTTTTTTCCTGATTATTGGCTAGTTTAGAAGATAGATTCATGTTCACACCGCCTCCCGATGTTAAAAACTAAACCCCTCGCACCTAGACACCATGTCTAGGGGCGAGGGGCCATTCGCGTTACCACCCTAGTTTGTTATTGCCTCACGACAATAATCTCCACAGGTACGGAGTGCTAGCTCGATACCTCAGTACGTTAACGGGTACTCTTTTCTCCCTGGGGAGACCCGGCGGGGCTTACTGGAATTTCAGCCTGCAGCTTGCGGACGATTTTCAGAAACCCTGGTGGTCCTGGCTCACACCATACCCAGTTCGCTGTACCAGCCGGCGTGGTTCTTACTCTTTCCGCGCATCGCTTTTCCCAGCATATTTTTTTCTTCAGTATAGGGTAAAATAAATTTATTGTCAAGTTAGAAGAAGAAGGAATTGGGCACGGGATGTCGAATATCATTTTAATGAAAGGCACGAGGAGGTGTAAGTGTTTGCCAAATACCAGTAGGCCGACTTTGTTCTTTACTGGGTACGCCAAACTACCTTCAACAATCACTGCCTATAACCTTTACAAAGTTGTGGCTGTTGGGATGGAAATAGATCCAGCCACATCAGTGATCCTTGACGCTGATTGTACCCTAGCGACTGATTTGGGTAGAAACTTTGTGGCAACACTGCTCCGGGGACATAATCTCGCGACGGATGTAGACCTGATTGTTCAGAAACTGGAACGACGGTACCACGGAAGCGCCAGGAAGGCCTTAATCACGGCGGTGCGGATTATCGCTGACCACTATCGGGCCTATCGGGAGAATAGACCGTGGGAAGATCCGCAACTTTAGCTACCAGTAAGCGAACGAGAAGTGAAGACTTTTTCGCCATTTTACTTATGGCTGAGGGTATCGCCTGAAGCGAAAGTAAGTAAGACCTGGTTGGCGGTGAAGCGAGACAATTCCTCATCGTTTGACCAGGTTTTTTCTATACAAATCAGGTCAATCACCAAGTTTCGGTCAAAGTTTCATGTGAAATCATTAAAAATATCATAACAGAAAGAGAGGTATTTTCGATGGAACTGGTGAAACAATTACTGGCTGGCTCATCCCGGGCTGCGGCTAAGTTAATTACGATGATCGAAAACGAGAGCCCCGAAGCCGGCCGGGCGCTGCAGGAGTTGTTTCCCCACACCGGCCGGGCGCACTTAATCGGGCTCACCGGACCACCAGGCGCGGGAAAGAGCAGTTTGACGGATCGTTTGATCAAAGAGTGGCGCAAGCAGAACAAGAAGGTTGGCGTAATTGCCGTTGACCCAACAAGCCCTTTCACGGGCGGGGCGATTTTAGGGGACCGCATTCGCATGGTTGATTCCAGTACGGATCCGGGGGTATTTATCCGCAGCATGGGAACCCGGGGCAGCTTGGGTGGTTTGTCTCGCGCCGTTTTTGATGTGGTTAAAGTGTTGGACGCGTTTAAGATGGATTATATCGTGATTGAAACGGTTGGTGTCGGTCAATTGGAGGTCGACATTGTCAAGGTTGCCGATACAACGATTGTGGTAATGGTGCCGGGTCTGGGTGATGATATTCAAGCGATTAAGGCCGGCATCCTAGAAATAGGTGATATTTTTGTTGTCAATAAGGCTGACCGAGATGGGGCATCCCGGACCATCAGAGAACTTGAGATGATGTTGGAACTTAATCCGAATAAGGACGGCCGAAAGATTTCTGTTATTCCGACCGTGGCGACGTCCGGCGAGGGGATTGGACGGTTGATGGAGGAGATTGAAGCCCACTGGGAGTATTTGCAATCCAGTGGTGTTTTAGAAACGCGGCGGCGTAACCGGGTGAGGGAAGAGATCCTGGGAATGGTCAAGAAGAAGCTGACCCAGTACATTAACGCTCAGGTAGAAAAAGACGGCCGGTTGGAAAAACTGGTGGATAAAATTGTGGCCAGAGAGCTTGACCCATA harbors:
- a CDS encoding threonine ammonia-lyase, which produces MNLSSKLANNQEKNLRRLKRVGLAEIVLARETLRPIIHETPLIHSRTFSELSGNDVYLKMENLQKTGAFKIRGAANKVFNLSPEEAARGVIAASAGNHAQGVAWAATVRGIPATIVMPKGAPTAKIMATRGYGGEVILHGQTYDEAYQYARLLQQERGQTFVHAFDDPQVIAGQGTIALEIIDQLPDVEAMLVPIGGGGLVAGMAIAAKELNPKIRVIGVQSAGAPSMYLSRQKNSRQQLQTVKTIADGIAVKEPGQLTFKYVQKYVDDIVLVEEADIADSIITLLERGKVMAEGAGVVGLAALLAERVYIRGAKVAVVLSGGNMDPVRLSQIITGAYI
- a CDS encoding DUF3870 domain-containing protein: MPNTSRPTLFFTGYAKLPSTITAYNLYKVVAVGMEIDPATSVILDADCTLATDLGRNFVATLLRGHNLATDVDLIVQKLERRYHGSARKALITAVRIIADHYRAYRENRPWEDPQL
- a CDS encoding S8 family peptidase, whose product is METLATTLLLGLLTQKIRVPKPPSRTPIIRKIVALKPGQSLESCKAMVAEHGGKIIKSLPLINAVLCEFTEEESHVSLASRPEVLDIHDDIKLTICIMEPAEEEVNKSISSPFPFPFLWPVRPIRRKTPAAQPAQQVGWNIQQIQAWPYQSTGKRVKVAVIDTGIALNHPDLKDNIKGGINVINNGASYNDDNGHGTHVAGIIGALNNEIGVVGVAPEVDLYAVKAFDSRGQGNLSDVVEGIQWCIDNDIKIVNMSFGSQEENAVFRQAFQTAARRGLIMVAAAGNEKERNSVTYPGKYSEVLAVSALTQQGTLADFSSWGKEVGIAAPGVNIRSTYLNGGYKELSGTSMAAPHVTGAVARLMAKYGNIRTSQIVPHLKRTAVWMRGLSKEQQGAGMVNVARALQRPPM
- the meaB gene encoding methylmalonyl Co-A mutase-associated GTPase MeaB, with amino-acid sequence MELVKQLLAGSSRAAAKLITMIENESPEAGRALQELFPHTGRAHLIGLTGPPGAGKSSLTDRLIKEWRKQNKKVGVIAVDPTSPFTGGAILGDRIRMVDSSTDPGVFIRSMGTRGSLGGLSRAVFDVVKVLDAFKMDYIVIETVGVGQLEVDIVKVADTTIVVMVPGLGDDIQAIKAGILEIGDIFVVNKADRDGASRTIRELEMMLELNPNKDGRKISVIPTVATSGEGIGRLMEEIEAHWEYLQSSGVLETRRRNRVREEILGMVKKKLTQYINAQVEKDGRLEKLVDKIVARELDPYGVVEGILAATLDLSDHKFVN